The following are from one region of the Heliangelus exortis chromosome 2, bHelExo1.hap1, whole genome shotgun sequence genome:
- the MSANTD3 gene encoding myb/SANT-like DNA-binding domain-containing protein 3 isoform X2, which translates to MQNEIIKPAKYFSEVEKSVLLALVEKYKYVLECKKSDARTIALKQRTWQALAHEYNSQPSVSLRDFKQLKKCWENIKARTKKIMAHERREKSPPEEDSEYQPDASSQESFVVSNRELCDEEKVLVHFPVCEGTSQPEPSCSDVRIASDKNYRSKASQESALKKMHEEEHHQQMSILQLQLIQMNEVHVAKIQQIERECEMAEEEHRIKMEVLNKKKMYWERKLQTITKEWPVSSFNRPFPNSP; encoded by the exons atgcaaaACGAAATAATAAAGCCTGCAAAATACTTCTCAGAAGTGGAGAAGAGCGTGCTGCTTGCATTagttgaaaaatacaaatacgTGCTTGAATGTAAAAAAAGTGATGCAAGAACTATTGCTCTGAAGCAACGTACCTGGCAAGCACTAGCACATGAATATAATTCACAGCCCAGTGTATCCCTGCGAGACTTCAAACAGTTAAAGAAATGCTGGGAAAACATCAAGGCACGGACAAAAAAGATAATGGCACATGAAAGGCGGGAGAAG AGCCCACCAGAAGAAGATTCTGAATATCAGCCTGATGCTTCTAGTCAAG AATCATTTGTTGTCTCAAACAGAGAACTTTGTGATGAAGAGAAAGTGTTGGTACATTTCCCAGTTTGTGAAGGTACCTCCCAACCTGAGCCTTCATGTTCTGATGTCAGAATAGCATCTGATAAGAACTACAGAAGTAAAGCGTCTCAGGAAAGTGCTCTGAAAAAGATGCATGAGGAAGAACATCATCAGCAAATGTCAATTTTGCAACTGCAGCTAATCCAAATGAATGAAGTTCACGTGgcaaaaatacagcaaatagAAAGAGAGTGTGAGATGGCTGAAGAGGAACACAGGATAAAAATGGAAGTgctaaataaaaagaaaatgtattggGAGAGAAAACTGCAGACCATCACAAAAGAATGGCCTGTATCATCATTTAACAGACCCTTCCCTAACTCACCATAG
- the MSANTD3 gene encoding myb/SANT-like DNA-binding domain-containing protein 3 isoform X1, whose protein sequence is MQNEIIKPAKYFSEVEKSVLLALVEKYKYVLECKKSDARTIALKQRTWQALAHEYNSQPSVSLRDFKQLKKCWENIKARTKKIMAHERREKVKRSISPLINTHIIGKEKISSIMPEQMYFLQSPPEEDSEYQPDASSQESFVVSNRELCDEEKVLVHFPVCEGTSQPEPSCSDVRIASDKNYRSKASQESALKKMHEEEHHQQMSILQLQLIQMNEVHVAKIQQIERECEMAEEEHRIKMEVLNKKKMYWERKLQTITKEWPVSSFNRPFPNSP, encoded by the exons atgcaaaACGAAATAATAAAGCCTGCAAAATACTTCTCAGAAGTGGAGAAGAGCGTGCTGCTTGCATTagttgaaaaatacaaatacgTGCTTGAATGTAAAAAAAGTGATGCAAGAACTATTGCTCTGAAGCAACGTACCTGGCAAGCACTAGCACATGAATATAATTCACAGCCCAGTGTATCCCTGCGAGACTTCAAACAGTTAAAGAAATGCTGGGAAAACATCAAGGCACGGACAAAAAAGATAATGGCACATGAAAGGCGGGAGAAGGTAAAAAGAAGTATTAGTCCACTTATAAATACTCACATCATAGGGAAAGAGAAGATTTCCAGCATAATGCCTGAGCAAATGTACTTTTTGCAGAGCCCACCAGAAGAAGATTCTGAATATCAGCCTGATGCTTCTAGTCAAG AATCATTTGTTGTCTCAAACAGAGAACTTTGTGATGAAGAGAAAGTGTTGGTACATTTCCCAGTTTGTGAAGGTACCTCCCAACCTGAGCCTTCATGTTCTGATGTCAGAATAGCATCTGATAAGAACTACAGAAGTAAAGCGTCTCAGGAAAGTGCTCTGAAAAAGATGCATGAGGAAGAACATCATCAGCAAATGTCAATTTTGCAACTGCAGCTAATCCAAATGAATGAAGTTCACGTGgcaaaaatacagcaaatagAAAGAGAGTGTGAGATGGCTGAAGAGGAACACAGGATAAAAATGGAAGTgctaaataaaaagaaaatgtattggGAGAGAAAACTGCAGACCATCACAAAAGAATGGCCTGTATCATCATTTAACAGACCCTTCCCTAACTCACCATAG